One genomic segment of Pandoraea thiooxydans includes these proteins:
- a CDS encoding alpha/beta hydrolase gives MRLAVMTARQRVAMPVVGAVEDAVAVDIVRGATRHVPVRIYRPQDTPMPLPTTVFFHGGGFVLGSVELMDDIARKLCRDTHTVVVSVDYRLAPEHPFPAAHDDALAAVRWVIRHVDHLGGDASRIAVAGESAGANLATSTAWELRGADRRLAAQLLVVPGVDMARDVARIEATRTDFPMLSTNDLREIARLYMGAAKARATECPPSPLRAADLAGMPPALVAVAGHDPLHDEGIAYAKRLESDGVPVELFLFEDMFHTFFGLFEASASARRASDAICHAFAAWIDRHALPAT, from the coding sequence ATGCGGCTTGCCGTCATGACCGCGCGCCAACGGGTCGCCATGCCGGTCGTTGGCGCCGTGGAGGATGCGGTCGCGGTTGACATTGTGCGAGGCGCTACGAGGCATGTTCCTGTGCGCATTTACCGGCCGCAGGACACGCCGATGCCTTTGCCAACGACAGTGTTTTTTCATGGCGGCGGATTCGTGTTGGGCAGCGTTGAGCTTATGGACGACATTGCACGCAAGCTCTGCCGGGACACTCACACCGTGGTTGTGTCCGTGGACTACCGGCTTGCGCCGGAGCATCCATTCCCGGCCGCTCATGACGATGCGCTGGCCGCGGTGCGCTGGGTAATTCGTCACGTGGACCACCTTGGCGGGGACGCGTCGCGCATCGCTGTCGCTGGCGAAAGCGCGGGCGCCAACCTGGCTACTTCAACGGCGTGGGAGCTGCGCGGCGCAGATCGGCGCCTGGCCGCGCAGTTGCTGGTCGTGCCCGGCGTGGATATGGCAAGAGACGTGGCTCGTATCGAGGCGACGCGCACCGACTTTCCAATGTTGTCCACGAACGATTTACGCGAGATCGCGAGACTTTACATGGGTGCGGCAAAAGCACGCGCCACCGAATGTCCACCGTCGCCGCTGCGGGCGGCTGACCTCGCCGGTATGCCACCGGCGCTCGTTGCCGTTGCCGGTCATGATCCATTGCACGATGAGGGAATCGCTTACGCCAAGCGTTTGGAGTCCGACGGTGTGCCGGTTGAACTTTTTCTCTTCGAGGACATGTTTCATACCTTCTTCGGCTTGTTCGAGGCATCGGCATCGGCGCGCCGAGCCAGCGATGCGATCTGCCACGCCTTCGCAGCCTGGATAGATCGTCATGCCTTGCCGGCCACCTGA
- a CDS encoding FAD-dependent monooxygenase, with product MQWDVIVIGGGPSGLTVAAELAGAGARTLVLERRTAGVQSRAGTLLPRVLELFDARGIADRFIEKTREIAPYPFRPTHIWAGFHPIEWKHLETRFGFTLGLPQNLTEEILWEWATECGAVIERGAEFRDIREDADGLEIDVMFGDGTIGTRRARYLVGADGGRSAVRKRIDLPFDGHAGTFRGIVVDAFLEAPWPSGRINVDNEMGWVRGYTFGKGVTRFNIVHRERRHAPRDEPVTLDEVLQCIRDVHGTDYGITSYRWASRFDDQMRAVPTLRRGRVFLVGESARIHYPSSGVGMNFCLQDAFNLGWKLANVVKGVADEATLDTYDAERMPVMRRLLDSVRAQCALQFNFSPEAVALKRRMQAEFIPLTDVQRKLVLELCGLEIPYPSDAGSHPLVGYCCPDVDLMLLDGKSVALTETLRQRHFILLDLEGFGRQFETLDVRGLPVTVLQARVARIPAALEGVKGLLVRPDGYVAWASDNTVKAGEVVEQLGKWLRR from the coding sequence ATGCAGTGGGATGTCATCGTGATTGGCGGCGGGCCGTCGGGCTTGACGGTCGCGGCTGAGTTGGCCGGGGCCGGCGCCAGAACGCTGGTGCTGGAGCGCAGGACCGCCGGCGTGCAATCGCGCGCCGGCACGCTCTTGCCGCGTGTGCTTGAATTGTTCGATGCGCGCGGCATCGCCGATCGATTTATCGAGAAGACGCGTGAAATCGCTCCTTATCCCTTTCGGCCGACCCATATATGGGCAGGTTTTCATCCGATCGAGTGGAAACATCTCGAAACGCGTTTTGGCTTCACGCTTGGCCTGCCACAGAACTTGACGGAGGAAATTCTGTGGGAATGGGCCACGGAGTGTGGCGCGGTCATTGAGCGCGGCGCCGAGTTCCGTGATATCCGTGAGGACGCCGACGGCCTTGAAATCGACGTGATGTTCGGCGACGGCACGATAGGCACACGCCGGGCACGTTATCTGGTCGGCGCGGATGGCGGGCGCAGCGCAGTGCGAAAAAGGATCGACCTGCCGTTCGACGGGCATGCGGGCACGTTTCGCGGCATCGTAGTCGATGCGTTTTTGGAGGCCCCATGGCCGAGCGGGCGCATCAACGTCGACAACGAAATGGGCTGGGTTCGCGGTTATACGTTCGGCAAGGGTGTAACGCGCTTCAATATCGTGCATCGCGAGCGGCGTCATGCGCCGAGGGACGAACCGGTCACGCTGGACGAGGTGCTGCAGTGCATTCGCGACGTGCACGGCACCGACTACGGCATTACGTCCTACCGTTGGGCTTCGCGCTTCGACGACCAGATGCGGGCAGTGCCGACGTTGCGCCGAGGACGCGTGTTTCTGGTCGGCGAGTCCGCACGCATCCATTATCCGTCCAGCGGTGTGGGTATGAATTTCTGTCTCCAGGACGCGTTCAATCTGGGCTGGAAGCTGGCCAATGTGGTGAAAGGCGTGGCCGACGAAGCGACGCTCGACACCTATGATGCCGAGCGTATGCCGGTTATGCGTCGCTTGCTCGACAGCGTGAGGGCGCAATGCGCGCTGCAATTCAATTTTTCGCCCGAGGCGGTGGCACTCAAGCGGCGAATGCAGGCTGAATTTATTCCGCTGACCGACGTTCAGCGCAAGCTGGTGCTGGAACTGTGCGGACTCGAGATCCCCTATCCCAGCGACGCGGGCAGCCATCCACTGGTCGGGTATTGCTGTCCCGACGTCGACTTGATGCTGCTCGACGGCAAGTCAGTGGCGCTGACCGAGACCCTACGTCAGCGTCACTTCATCTTGCTTGACCTGGAAGGCTTTGGCCGTCAGTTTGAAACGCTCGACGTTCGGGGGTTGCCGGTGACCGTGCTGCAAGCGCGCGTGGCGCGCATTCCGGCGGCACTCGAAGGTGTGAAGGGGCTGTTGGTGCGCCCCGACGGCTATGTGGCGTGGGCTAGCGACAACACGGTGAAAGCTGGCGAAGTCGTGGAGCAGCTGGGTAAGTGGCTAAGGAGGTGA
- a CDS encoding fumarylacetoacetate hydrolase family protein, with protein sequence MRYVSFLHNDKPTLGVREGDAIRIVGEEALESLLARGVDLTVHGRTRSGQASITAEGLTFLPPLTCPPKIICAGLNYADHTKESKYEQPDYPTIFFRVATSLVAHGQPLVRPAVPDSEGLDFEGEIAAILGKGGRHIRPEDALAYVAGYTLFNDASVREYQFKSPQWTVGKNFDRTGGFGPDLVTADELPPGVKGLRLETRLNGKVVQSASTDDMLFDVASLISIVSRAMTLEAGDVIVTGTPSGIGWARTPKLLMRHGDVCEVSVEGIGTLRNPIADEIKR encoded by the coding sequence ATGCGTTACGTTTCATTTCTCCATAATGACAAGCCCACCTTGGGCGTTCGCGAGGGCGATGCGATCCGGATCGTTGGCGAGGAGGCGCTCGAGTCTCTGCTCGCTCGCGGAGTCGATCTGACTGTGCACGGGCGGACGCGGTCAGGTCAAGCCTCCATAACTGCGGAAGGTCTCACGTTCCTGCCGCCGCTGACGTGCCCGCCGAAGATTATCTGCGCGGGCCTGAACTATGCCGATCACACCAAGGAGAGCAAATATGAGCAACCAGACTACCCGACCATCTTTTTCCGTGTGGCGACCAGTCTGGTAGCGCATGGGCAACCTCTGGTACGTCCGGCGGTACCAGACAGCGAGGGCCTTGACTTCGAGGGGGAGATCGCCGCTATTCTCGGCAAAGGTGGGCGCCATATCCGCCCGGAAGACGCGCTTGCCTATGTTGCCGGTTACACGCTATTCAATGACGCCTCCGTGCGTGAATACCAATTCAAGTCGCCGCAATGGACAGTTGGCAAGAATTTTGACCGTACCGGAGGGTTCGGCCCCGATCTGGTCACTGCCGATGAACTGCCGCCTGGGGTGAAGGGGTTACGTCTCGAGACTCGCTTGAACGGCAAAGTGGTGCAATCGGCAAGCACCGATGACATGCTATTCGACGTGGCGAGCCTGATCAGCATCGTGAGCCGGGCGATGACGCTGGAGGCGGGAGACGTGATTGTCACCGGCACGCCATCAGGCATTGGCTGGGCGCGTACACCGAAGCTATTGATGCGGCATGGCGATGTGTGCGAGGTGAGCGTCGAAGGTATTGGAACGCTGCGCAATCCAATTGCCGACGAGATCAAACGCTGA
- a CDS encoding VOC family protein: MRQESRFQAAAAVHSIDHFALNVPSLADAHRFFESFGLDVDPASGQIAGLELRAADGHRWARLLAASNKSLAYLCFNGYAADLPVLRTQVIAAGGTNISPALGDAGAGFWFHDPDGNLIQVRAGKKTSPDCKVPHVSAGAAADTRGACTRAEAPRVRPRRLSHVLLFTTDVLRAVAFYERALGLRLSDKSGDLIAFTHAPHGCDHHLVAFAKSSARGWHHSSWDVASVDMVGQGAAQMAAAGYARGWGTGRHVLGANYFHYVEDPWGSFCEYSADIDFISAGRDWPAGDFLPEDSLYLWGPPVPENFVRNTEV, encoded by the coding sequence ATGCGACAAGAATCACGCTTTCAAGCGGCCGCGGCGGTACATTCCATTGACCATTTTGCATTGAACGTACCGTCCCTGGCCGACGCTCACCGGTTCTTCGAGTCCTTCGGCCTGGATGTCGACCCGGCGTCGGGACAGATCGCCGGGCTGGAATTGCGCGCTGCGGATGGCCATCGCTGGGCACGCCTGTTGGCCGCGTCAAATAAGTCACTGGCTTACTTGTGCTTTAACGGTTATGCGGCCGATCTTCCGGTGCTTCGGACGCAGGTGATTGCGGCGGGGGGTACGAATATTTCTCCGGCGCTCGGTGATGCAGGTGCGGGATTTTGGTTCCACGATCCTGACGGCAATCTCATTCAGGTCCGCGCCGGAAAAAAAACCAGCCCGGACTGTAAAGTGCCTCATGTCAGCGCAGGTGCCGCAGCCGATACGCGCGGTGCCTGCACCCGCGCCGAGGCCCCCCGCGTGCGGCCCAGGCGACTATCGCATGTACTGCTTTTCACGACAGACGTATTGCGTGCGGTAGCTTTCTACGAGCGTGCACTGGGGCTGAGGCTGTCCGATAAGTCGGGCGATTTGATTGCCTTTACCCATGCGCCCCATGGTTGCGATCATCATTTGGTTGCTTTTGCCAAGAGCAGTGCGCGCGGCTGGCACCATTCGTCATGGGACGTCGCGAGTGTGGACATGGTCGGCCAGGGTGCGGCACAAATGGCCGCTGCCGGCTACGCGAGGGGGTGGGGAACCGGAAGGCATGTGCTCGGGGCCAACTATTTCCATTACGTCGAGGACCCGTGGGGCTCGTTTTGCGAGTATTCGGCCGACATTGACTTCATATCCGCTGGGCGAGACTGGCCAGCAGGAGACTTTCTACCAGAAGATTCGCTCTATCTGTGGGGACCGCCCGTACCAGAAAATTTCGTGCGAAACACAGAGGTGTGA
- a CDS encoding LysR family transcriptional regulator yields the protein MRFNKLDLNQLVVLDALLSTRSVGKAAEQLFLSQPATSCSLARLREYFGDELLMPVGKTQVLTPLAAELIKPVRDVLLQIQTITRSRPSFDPTTSTRRFTIESSDYVISVFLSAVVRRAAELAPLMEFDLRAISPQTPEHLESGEAELLIAPEFAKVPGHPSEPLFEDTFSCLVCAGNPAYGDEMTEDQYFAATHVGVEWGGGRRITFDARLISTGKRARRQSVIAPSFTLIPELLSGTARIATLPSRLAYQMAARLPLRVIACPVAIPAFAEHLQWHKYQERDPAIAWLRSLLTETAAGLKAPTDLGSAADGAKNKTARARKPRSRAID from the coding sequence ATGCGCTTCAATAAGCTCGACCTCAATCAACTCGTGGTGCTCGACGCACTGCTATCGACGCGCAGCGTTGGCAAGGCCGCCGAGCAGTTGTTCCTGAGCCAGCCGGCCACAAGTTGTTCTCTGGCGCGGCTACGCGAGTATTTCGGCGACGAATTGTTGATGCCAGTGGGTAAGACCCAGGTGTTGACACCGCTCGCAGCCGAGTTGATCAAGCCCGTGCGAGACGTATTGCTCCAAATTCAAACCATCACGCGATCGCGCCCTTCATTCGATCCGACCACGTCGACTCGACGCTTCACCATCGAATCGTCGGACTACGTCATCAGCGTGTTTCTTTCGGCGGTAGTTCGGCGCGCAGCGGAATTGGCCCCGTTGATGGAGTTTGACCTGCGAGCCATCAGTCCGCAGACGCCGGAGCATTTGGAGAGCGGCGAAGCGGAACTGCTCATCGCTCCCGAGTTTGCCAAGGTCCCCGGCCATCCAAGCGAGCCCCTGTTTGAAGACACATTTTCCTGCCTCGTGTGCGCCGGCAATCCAGCGTACGGCGACGAGATGACGGAGGATCAATACTTCGCTGCGACCCATGTCGGGGTCGAATGGGGGGGCGGGCGGCGCATCACGTTCGATGCGCGCCTGATCTCGACCGGCAAGCGGGCACGGCGCCAAAGCGTGATCGCTCCTTCTTTCACACTGATTCCCGAATTACTGAGTGGCACTGCGCGGATTGCCACGCTGCCGTCACGCCTCGCATATCAGATGGCCGCGCGGCTTCCGCTGCGAGTGATCGCGTGCCCGGTTGCGATACCCGCATTCGCCGAGCATTTGCAATGGCATAAATATCAGGAACGTGATCCGGCGATCGCGTGGCTACGATCGTTGCTGACGGAAACCGCAGCGGGTCTGAAGGCCCCCACGGACCTTGGATCGGCTGCGGACGGAGCGAAAAACAAGACCGCCCGCGCTCGCAAGCCGCGATCGCGGGCGATTGACTGA
- a CDS encoding HigA family addiction module antitoxin encodes MSKMHNPAHPGEVLRQWLPQDMTVTEAAQALQVSRITLSKVLNGKAGVTAGMALRLSAWLGTSPELWLGMQNQWDLWQAEQQPKPKIKPLKRMRV; translated from the coding sequence ATGAGCAAGATGCACAACCCCGCTCACCCCGGCGAAGTGTTGCGGCAATGGTTGCCGCAGGACATGACGGTCACGGAAGCGGCCCAGGCGTTACAGGTCTCCCGCATTACGCTGTCCAAGGTGTTGAACGGCAAGGCAGGCGTGACTGCGGGCATGGCGTTGCGCCTTTCGGCATGGCTGGGCACGTCGCCCGAGTTGTGGCTGGGGATGCAAAATCAGTGGGATCTGTGGCAGGCGGAGCAGCAGCCAAAGCCGAAGATAAAGCCGCTCAAACGCATGCGGGTGTAA
- a CDS encoding MFS transporter — protein sequence MREIRKANPVLAQWGLVVTLTVMTMLAQIDKNILVLMVGPIRHAFGVNDVQISFLIGAAFAVANIVVGLPAGWLADRFDRRAIIACGVVVWSLAVAANAVAASFAALVLARVVVGGAEAMIPPASYSLIRDGVDEARRARALSVYTMALMLGTGLSLVLGGPLIGALQVSGWHALPLVGDVAAWQMALLLIGVVGLPIGLTIFLNRDPGRHGGEASTVAQDARLRAVLRMLWAQRGVFGPLLLFVIGNAMITYGLAAWVPTMVIRRFSLGIKEFGLAQGALMLTAGPVGLWLAGTCMQRRQIAASLTRVASVGIVASAAVTALTVSLVLAGSLSTFWAFDALVVLCSWTFMSVASVIVARTVPSQSVGLVMAIVLVLNGLVGQGLSPTVIALVERHIFGDLPQALPHAMAVVFAVTGLLATAAATLMRRNLARDARLPVSARTFA from the coding sequence ATGCGTGAGATTCGCAAGGCGAACCCGGTTCTCGCCCAGTGGGGGCTGGTCGTCACGCTGACAGTGATGACGATGCTGGCCCAGATCGACAAGAACATTCTGGTTTTGATGGTTGGGCCGATCCGGCATGCGTTCGGCGTGAACGACGTCCAGATCAGCTTTCTGATTGGCGCCGCGTTTGCCGTGGCGAATATTGTCGTTGGATTACCTGCCGGATGGCTGGCGGACCGCTTCGACCGGCGCGCGATCATTGCGTGCGGTGTGGTGGTATGGTCGCTTGCGGTTGCGGCCAACGCGGTTGCCGCGTCGTTCGCCGCGTTGGTGCTCGCACGCGTCGTTGTTGGTGGTGCCGAGGCGATGATTCCCCCCGCTTCCTACTCTCTGATTCGCGACGGCGTCGACGAAGCACGGCGCGCTCGCGCGCTGTCGGTCTACACCATGGCGCTGATGTTGGGGACCGGCCTGTCACTTGTGCTCGGCGGCCCGTTGATCGGGGCGCTTCAAGTGTCCGGATGGCATGCGCTGCCGCTTGTCGGTGATGTCGCCGCATGGCAGATGGCGCTCCTCCTGATCGGCGTGGTCGGCTTGCCAATCGGGCTGACGATCTTCCTGAATCGAGATCCCGGCCGGCATGGAGGCGAGGCGTCGACTGTTGCGCAAGACGCGCGCTTGCGCGCCGTGCTTCGGATGTTGTGGGCGCAGCGTGGCGTATTCGGGCCGTTGCTGCTGTTCGTGATCGGCAACGCGATGATTACATACGGTCTTGCCGCTTGGGTGCCGACCATGGTGATCAGGCGCTTTTCGCTCGGTATCAAGGAGTTCGGCCTGGCGCAGGGAGCGCTGATGTTGACTGCCGGCCCGGTCGGGCTTTGGCTGGCGGGCACGTGCATGCAACGCCGGCAAATCGCGGCGTCGCTCACGCGAGTGGCGAGCGTCGGCATCGTGGCGAGCGCGGCCGTCACAGCGCTCACTGTGTCATTGGTGCTGGCCGGTTCACTATCGACCTTTTGGGCATTCGACGCATTGGTGGTCCTGTGCTCATGGACGTTCATGTCGGTGGCCTCGGTGATCGTCGCGCGGACGGTGCCGTCCCAGTCGGTTGGATTGGTAATGGCGATCGTATTGGTTCTCAACGGTTTGGTCGGTCAAGGGCTATCGCCTACGGTGATTGCGCTGGTGGAGCGCCACATCTTTGGTGATCTGCCGCAAGCCTTGCCGCACGCCATGGCTGTCGTGTTTGCCGTGACCGGGCTGTTGGCGACTGCGGCCGCGACACTGATGCGCCGAAATCTGGCGCGCGACGCGCGATTGCCCGTGTCGGCCCGAACTTTTGCTTGA
- a CDS encoding porin, with translation MKVRHRNLMISSAIFMATIGTASAQSSVTLSGLLGMGVSYTSNAGAGGGAQYQATNTHAVPFIAMTGKEVIDSDTSAIFRLSRYVFLNNGMDLPYESYVGLSSASRGTLTIGSMYDLLADLVPFTSERFTSLLATHPGNLDRTVGNALNNSIKYKSPIYGGFQFGAMYGFGQSTSTTNTGRVVGAEVNFTAGPWQSIAVWESVNGVPYTPGTRLGVSSLYGVNFSAAPNTLIHQRQNTGTLGMAYANDGWRVMGNYSYTRLSALGDSATAQTIDVGAYKYVTQRLRLGGGYSYTKLESYKWNQFHAHADYALSKRTSLYVLGVLQLAGAGQRAVMRNQAPAAGPHQVEIEAGITHFF, from the coding sequence ATGAAAGTGCGTCATCGCAATTTAATGATTAGTAGTGCAATATTTATGGCGACGATTGGAACGGCCAGTGCGCAATCGAGCGTTACGCTCTCCGGACTGCTCGGCATGGGGGTGTCATACACCAGCAATGCCGGAGCCGGTGGTGGTGCGCAGTATCAAGCGACGAACACGCATGCAGTGCCATTCATTGCGATGACAGGGAAGGAGGTCATCGATAGCGACACTTCGGCCATTTTCCGCTTAAGCCGCTATGTGTTCCTCAACAACGGCATGGATCTGCCGTATGAGAGTTACGTTGGCTTGAGCTCGGCAAGCAGGGGCACGCTGACGATTGGTTCGATGTATGACTTGCTGGCAGACCTCGTGCCGTTCACGTCGGAGCGATTTACATCGCTTCTCGCAACCCACCCGGGCAATCTCGACAGGACGGTCGGCAATGCGCTGAACAACTCCATCAAGTACAAATCGCCGATTTATGGCGGCTTTCAGTTTGGCGCAATGTACGGTTTCGGGCAATCGACGTCGACGACCAACACCGGGCGGGTGGTCGGCGCGGAAGTCAATTTCACGGCAGGGCCGTGGCAATCCATCGCGGTTTGGGAGTCGGTCAACGGCGTGCCGTACACCCCTGGCACAAGGCTCGGTGTGTCATCTCTGTATGGGGTAAATTTTTCGGCGGCACCGAACACGTTGATCCATCAGCGGCAGAACACTGGCACGCTCGGCATGGCATATGCCAACGACGGCTGGCGTGTGATGGGTAACTACAGTTACACGCGCTTATCGGCGCTGGGTGATTCCGCTACCGCGCAGACGATCGATGTGGGGGCCTATAAGTACGTGACGCAGCGGCTGCGGCTCGGTGGCGGCTATTCGTACACCAAGCTCGAATCATATAAGTGGAATCAGTTTCATGCGCATGCCGACTATGCGCTTTCCAAACGCACGAGCCTGTATGTGCTTGGCGTGCTCCAGCTTGCCGGGGCCGGGCAGCGGGCGGTAATGCGCAACCAGGCGCCCGCGGCTGGCCCGCATCAGGTGGAGATCGAGGCTGGTATCACGCATTTCTTTTGA
- a CDS encoding type II toxin-antitoxin system HicB family antitoxin, with translation MKAMNYKGYAIRIEYSDKNECFVGHITGIYDVVGFHGDSVTQLHAAVIEAVHDYLATCEKLRRPPKKPYSGKFVLRVPTEMHSRMAMQAEAAGKSLNQWATEVLEEAIHA, from the coding sequence ATGAAAGCCATGAATTACAAGGGCTACGCGATCCGCATTGAATACAGCGATAAAAATGAATGTTTCGTCGGTCACATTACCGGCATATATGACGTCGTCGGGTTTCACGGCGATTCGGTGACACAGTTGCACGCTGCCGTCATCGAAGCGGTCCACGACTATCTGGCTACCTGCGAGAAGCTCAGGCGGCCACCGAAAAAGCCGTATTCGGGAAAATTCGTGCTGCGCGTGCCGACCGAAATGCATTCGCGCATGGCGATGCAGGCCGAGGCGGCGGGAAAGAGCCTGAATCAATGGGCAACAGAAGTATTGGAAGAGGCCATTCACGCTTGA
- a CDS encoding type II toxin-antitoxin system RelE/ParE family toxin, translated as MIKTFRHKGLEAFYRTGNKGGIQPRHAGKLRLLLTALDSAAGPQDMNAPAWRLHSLTGDLAGHWSIWVNGNWRVTFRFNGADAELVDYQDYH; from the coding sequence ATGATAAAGACCTTTCGCCATAAGGGGTTAGAAGCTTTTTATCGCACAGGTAACAAAGGGGGCATCCAGCCACGCCATGCCGGAAAGTTGCGCTTGTTGCTGACCGCTCTGGACAGTGCCGCTGGTCCACAGGACATGAATGCGCCGGCGTGGCGCCTGCACTCGTTGACTGGTGATTTGGCTGGTCACTGGTCGATCTGGGTGAACGGCAATTGGCGCGTGACGTTCCGCTTCAACGGCGCAGATGCCGAACTGGTCGATTATCAGGATTACCACTAG
- a CDS encoding amidohydrolase family protein: protein MNEQRMLLSGGWIVSMDEAIGDLLEGDLLVEGERIVAVAPRIDAPDAERIDACGMIVLPGFVDTHRHTWQSCVRHRYADIDPQIYFAEMLGAKGAAFRPEDVYTGTLLGAVSALEGGITTMLDWSHVQNSPEHADAAILALRDANIRGVFAHGWPLVDGGSWMFDSRRGHPPDIRRLRERFFSSDDQLLTLAMAARGPEMAQRDVWLADLRLARELAIRSSIHMGAYARNAPVRAIAQMHAAGMLGEDLTFVHCCFSGADEIAMMADAGVSASLGVHCELNAQGIGDIPLDRLLAAGVRPSLSGDTETKCSGDMFTQMRHAFAYYRSWMGGGHSRVPNAPATLTLREVLEFATVAGARANGLHHKVGSLTPGKQADIVMIRGDDLNLAPVSDAIGAVVLAAHPGNVDSVFVAGRAVKRHGRMVGIDLERLRQRARASQRYVLGLR from the coding sequence ATGAACGAACAACGCATGCTTCTGAGCGGCGGCTGGATCGTGAGCATGGACGAGGCTATCGGCGATCTGCTCGAAGGCGACCTCCTGGTCGAGGGCGAGCGCATCGTCGCGGTCGCGCCGCGCATTGATGCGCCAGATGCCGAGCGCATCGACGCATGTGGAATGATTGTCCTGCCGGGCTTCGTCGATACGCATCGCCACACGTGGCAAAGTTGCGTTCGGCATCGGTATGCAGACATCGATCCCCAGATCTATTTTGCCGAGATGCTGGGCGCCAAGGGAGCGGCATTCCGGCCCGAGGACGTCTACACGGGTACGCTGCTCGGCGCGGTTTCCGCTCTCGAAGGCGGGATCACCACCATGCTCGATTGGTCGCACGTGCAGAACTCGCCGGAGCACGCGGACGCCGCGATCCTGGCGCTGCGCGACGCCAACATTCGTGGTGTTTTTGCGCACGGCTGGCCGCTGGTCGATGGTGGGTCCTGGATGTTCGACAGCAGGCGCGGGCATCCGCCCGACATTCGGCGCTTGCGCGAGCGCTTCTTTTCATCTGACGATCAATTGCTCACCCTCGCGATGGCGGCGCGGGGGCCAGAGATGGCCCAGCGCGACGTTTGGCTTGCTGATTTACGGCTGGCCCGTGAACTTGCCATTCGCTCCAGCATTCACATGGGCGCCTATGCGCGTAATGCGCCGGTGCGTGCGATCGCCCAGATGCATGCGGCCGGCATGCTCGGCGAGGATCTGACATTCGTGCATTGCTGCTTTTCCGGAGCGGACGAAATCGCGATGATGGCCGATGCCGGCGTCAGCGCGTCGCTTGGAGTGCATTGCGAGTTGAATGCGCAGGGCATTGGCGACATCCCGCTCGACCGCTTGCTCGCCGCAGGTGTCCGCCCGAGTCTGAGCGGAGACACTGAGACGAAGTGCTCGGGCGACATGTTTACGCAGATGCGACACGCGTTCGCATATTACCGGTCGTGGATGGGAGGCGGGCATTCCCGGGTGCCCAACGCTCCAGCTACGCTAACGCTGCGCGAAGTGCTCGAGTTCGCCACTGTCGCGGGCGCGCGGGCAAACGGTCTTCACCATAAGGTCGGCTCGCTGACACCAGGCAAGCAGGCAGACATCGTCATGATCCGCGGTGACGACCTTAATCTCGCACCGGTTTCCGACGCCATCGGTGCGGTCGTGCTGGCGGCGCATCCGGGCAATGTGGATTCTGTCTTTGTGGCGGGTCGTGCAGTCAAGCGTCATGGCCGAATGGTCGGTATCGACCTTGAACGTCTGCGTCAACGGGCGCGGGCTTCCCAACGGTACGTTCTGGGGCTGCGATGA